aatgttttaagatTTCAGTGTAGTCTTAGACTTTGTGGCCCACTGTATATCCTTTATATGTTCTTTAAATCCCTATGATTCAGTTTGAAACACAGTGCTGTTTTAGATAAAGATATAAAAGTCTTACAAGTGCAGAGACTTTCTTACTGCATAAGACAAAGAAGACTTCAcctttaatagaaaatatttatttttccagGTATTTATTCACAATCATTTTGCAATGGAAAAAGTTTGAAATTTCATTTATATAAGGTTTGGCCCTGTTTAATGGCCTCTATAACCTCTGAGCGATTTTCATCTATGAACCATGCAGGGTTATAAAAAagcaaatgtgtttttgttaacTGCTAAAGACATTTGTATAAACTGAGAATGCAACTTGTGTTAAAACGTTTATCACCGTTCTACACATAACTTTTTGTTACTTTGAGCAAACGTGTGGTTGAAAACACTGCAGAACAACTTGAGTCCTGACAAAGTTCATGGCTAGACTGAACTTTTGAACTTTCTGTGGTATGTGGCTTTGTGCTGGAGTCCAAATCAAACATTTAGCCGTTTGGCCTGAAGAAGCAGTAGTAGATCTGCGCAGACACACGCGGGTCCTGCAGGTTATCTCGCCTGGATTCCAAGTGCATCAGGCTTTACTGAGCTAAACATCAACAAAACTCAAAGATCTTTAAtgatttattattcttatgcaTAAGACTAGAACTCAGGTTCAAACATCAGgtcttaaaggggtagttcagccaaaaaccaaaattaccccatgatttactcaccctcaagccatcctcaTGTATATGATTATCTTTTTTCAGATGAACATAATCTAGGTTATACTTGAAATGTCCTGgctgttccaagctttataatagTAGTAAATGGTGGTTATGATTTTAAGCCCAAAATGTCCATTCATCATTCACAGAAGTAATTCACATGGCTCCatggggttaataaaggttgtCTGGGGACAATCTATgtgatttaagaaaaaattaaaaattgtaaaactttacaaactaaaataattACCTTCTGGGAACAATCAACGTGCAAGCACAATGCGTTTCCAGCGTATGACGTAGCATCcagtagttattttagtttgtaaacTTTTAAgtattgatatttttcttacaaaatcacattgatGGATGGACTTTTTGGGGCTTAAAATCAAAGCACCAATTACTACCATtacacagcaaaaaaaaaaaaaaaaaaaaaaaacattttctatgtcagtacatatatttgaatttgttttaaattaagatgcattttcttgaaaaaaaaaaacccataaaatttaaaacaaaaaacataaaattaaagtgaatttttgcttaaaacagGCAAAAAAATGGTGTGagaaaaacttattttcttattaaagttttaaacgtattaaaacttttttctcaaacttttaattcaagaaaaaaatcaagaaaaaaattcttaccccgttggcagattttttttcttgttttaagcacaagtttgtacacttaaattgtatatattttttgtctaaaactagactaattttcttaggtcatgtcttatcaagaaaatattaatgatttaagattttttttagatttgtactgaaaacaagacaaaaaatactaagaaagtcgtttttgcagtgtataaaacTTGGAAGAACCAGGACATTAACTCCATAATCAGATAATCATATACTATCCCACCATATAATAATTAagtaactgtaaaaaaaataaatgttaacttaatattttttttttaaataaattaatgtattgccTTTCTAGTTAACTATACAAATGCTGGTTTCAAAGTGAAACTAACACATGAATGTGGGTTTGTTTGTGTTGAGTTGAACACAAAGACACCACAAACCACAGATTGAAGTGCTGGAGGCTTCTGTCTGGCATGAACTCGGAGGACTGTTTGAACTTGCCTTTAAAAATGATCATATCAGATATTACTGTCAGAATGGCATAACAGCAGATGTCTCAGAAAGTCGAGCATTAGTTTGCACCTCATCTCTCGCTGTCAAATATCTTGAGGTGTTTTCAGGTGTTTACTTTCTTACTTGAGAGACTGGAAATGTATATGATACTTAAATAACTGCTGTTTCTTTATTGCTGGAAAAATATACAGATGAATATTCTTATTTACAAAACGAAAGTTCATACCAGAAATATTTGgtctttacttaaaaaaaaatgctttaatgatctaatgtgtgtgattttgtttaatttttaaatatcaTTAATGAGAAGTCATTAATTATAGGTTTAATAAAAAGGATTTTCACAGTGGGGGGGACAacttcatttttgttttcaagTTGTTTACAACATTAAAGTGATTCAGTTTGTTGCTATGGTTAATTTCAATAAAATGattcaaaaatatttactgaTTCATTTGAATCTCAGTGTAAACATTTACACTAAAGCATGCTGGGCTGATTCAACCCACAGTTGGGAACAATGGACAATTGTAAACTTAATTGTTAAGGTGAAATTCACCTCGAAAATCtgaatttgaaatattttactcATTGAGTCTGTTTTTAGTTTATCATTTCATTAATTTAGTATACATTTCTCTTAAAAATgtagtaatattaaaataatttttcgtTTAACATTTTGTGTCACTTATAAAAAGATGGTTTTATATTTAATGAAATGGCTCTCTTTAATAAAGCTTTTGTAGTCTTGCTAACTTGTTTTTAACAGAATGTCTGTGAATCTGCGGCTTCTTCAGCACTGTTGCATAAAAAATCAGATCAAGAGTGACTAAGCGTCATGAAACTTAACCTGAAAGCTGGAGGTAACAGTCATGAATCATCCTGACTCTCAATAGGCTCCTGAAATGTAGCTGCTGGAATGGAGCCTCCCGTCCACAAGATTTAAGGAATCTGTTTCACTTGTTGGATCCTATCATTAATGGTCTGTTATTTGAAAGACAAAATGGTGCATACTTATAGTTCAGGCCACCGGTTCACCCAGAAACCTGAGCCACGTCTGCTTGACTGAAGTATCTCTGCCTCTTGAAATGTGCCGGGTGTGGACGCTTTACTTTCagagaaagaaaaacatttatcattTTCTTTAGGTTTCACTCACTAAAGAAGATGGCTGTATGATGTTTGCCTGCACCTGCAGACTATATGATACGGTGGTCCCTGGGTTTTTATATGCGTGcatcaacatgatctcacaaataGTCGttttatagtcacgcaaaatttgatcaatttatttatgtccatggcacgaaattcagcttttttacaTGTCTTGAGCATGTCTTTTTCATGACACTGGCATAAACTTctataaataattttgtgtccatggcacaactttcttattcgtgtcatttcatgtattgttttctcatttttttatttttaaatcattgtcgcttggggttggagttagatttggggtttgagttaggatgtacttttatgcattggtttctTTTTTCACCTATtctcgcttggagttggggtgtgggttaggatgtctaaaaatttaacagaaagcgattttaaccccaaccccaagcgacaatggtaagaaaataagaaaaaacaatgagaaaacaatacataaaatgaaacgaaaaagaaagtcgtgcaatgcacacaaacaattatttatagaaatttgtgccaaaaaaaaacatttgtgctcaaggcacgaaaaaagctaGATTTCGTGCCATGAATACAAATAAATTGATCAAATTttgcatgactataacacgactttctgtgagatcagtctccatttggcagacatttttTTCCAAAGACACTTACTGCACTTTTAAATCATATAttcttgtgtttttgtgtttcatGGGAATCAAACCTGTGACCTTGGCGTTGCTAGTGCCTGGGTTCCTCcttcaatgtaaaaaaaattctgggttattttcagcgctaggtcaaaaagggatgaacccaaatagcctgatctcacaagaattcgtacatattttacaagttggctaattcgtatgaattcaataATCATttcataatataaaatattgatATAACGAACAATAACGAAGACATCTTCcaaagtttaaatattttagtcCAATAGTCAAATAATTTGGGCCAGTCCCACAATATGTAAATCAGATCTGCTGGTGATTGTTTGCACCTATTACATGCATCGCTTACAGAGGGATATATTTCAGCAAGTCTAGCATTAGTATAGTAAACCCTATGTAGTAGCTTACATTGTATAAGCCCATGTCTTGTGCATATGAGGGATGAATGAGCTCAAGAATATGTTCTCACTGTTCATCGGACAGTCCCTTTACCAAGCACCTCTGGCCTGATTTATTATGAATCTCTTGCACAAATTGTCTGACTTGAAAGAAATTAaattttggcttgttttaacccattgctggttcaaatatatacattttctgggtttgtttcatttttgatccaacactgggttaaaaaataacccagtattttttaactgaatggtgAATTTAGATTGCATATAGTCATAGCATGGCCCCTCAAAAACAGCATGATTTGAGATGTAATAGCACCAATGTAATACTGAATGAAATGAAATACTGTACAAATCTTAAACTTTTGTTATAAGAAAATACAACACTGATGCTTGTACACAAGACTGGTCTTAAACTAAAAGTGCATGGCCCCTAAAGTAATCTCTAAATGAAAAATATGCGGTTTTAAAAGAATTTCTTTACAATGTTTTTTTCACCAGTTGCCCTTTGAATATTCCAAAATCATCATTATCATCAATTTTCCAAAACTTCAAACTCCCAAGAAATGGATAAATTAATGTCCCTGCCGCGAGGTCGTGCCTCTTTTGGTAAACGACTGAACTTTTCTTGACCCAGGAGACCCGTGAAAAACCCCCTCTCGATTATAAATAATAGCAATGGGCTGCTAATAGGTAATCCGATTGAGCTGTGGAAAAGTCTGATATGATTCGGCAGGAGGGCCGCAGACGTGTTGATGCTGTTAAAAACCTTCTCGTTCAAATGATTCGTTTTCACTTAAGTGCCAGAGAGTCATATCAGTCTGAATGAATCTTTAGATGAAGTTCCTCATGCTTATCAAGACTTTACAGTGCTTGTGTTTCTCAGGGAATATTAGATGTTTGGGTGCTGGTTAGCCAGATGGAGGTACATTTTGATTAACATGTGTATCATATTATAAAGGCTTTTGTAATGCTGTCTAAACATGGCTCATATGTTTCGAGCGAGTTCTCTACAAGGCAAGGTTGTTGAAATAATTAGCATAAAACATATaggtataatatattttaaacattaagtatatgaagagctcagatgcaaagccctctaagtgcgtctggcatgttttttttttttgtaaataagcatAATTTAAAGTAACATAAGTTAAACCATTTCAGCTTGTCTTTAtatgtcaaaacttaaaatagaagggtaaattgacttgcaaaaccaagttgttttaatttttacagGACATCCTAGAAACCTCATTTCAACATGATAAAAACCATTCAGGTCAGCCACTCTTATGACTACAGGGAAGCAACTTCAGGAAAAGTTCAAATCTTGTTTACGTTCAAATGAAATAGGGCGACTAGTCGGCCGAAATGGCTCTCCTCCCTCATGCTAAATAACAAACAGTTCAGTGTCTGAGGGAAAACTCACCCCGCAATTACACTGATTTACTAAACACATGTTGGGTTCGAGGGAGTGAATAAAAACAAGGCTCTTTCATTTGGTTGCTATAAATTCTGTATATACTCGCAAATTGAGACAAAAAATGGCTCGGTGAATAAAAAGTTTTGTTGTCACCCCTAGATGTCAAACAATAGGCCGGACAGACGTTCTTTACAAGTCGATAGGAGGAAAAGTTCAGCTGCATCTCTCCCAAGACCTGCGCTTGCAGCGATAGGGTAACTGAACATAAAGGTGTCAACCCTGCAGCAGGACGCGTGTAAATTAACACAGGAGAAATGGCCAAAGGAGGCATCTGCCAGCGTCTCAGCGCCTCTCTCTCCTCCTCTCCCTCGCCGTGTCACACAAGGACAAGTCGCTTCCGCATGACCCCTATGAGACGATAGACGGGCCCCCACCCGTGGGGCCACAATCTGCATCAAAAAGCCATAGACGGAGCCCAAGATACTGAAGACTGTACTGTAACATTTCATCCCTGTcaacatgcctttttttaataaaggatGAAGTACAAAACCTCAAGAAGGTTATGGTCAGACTTTTGTGTCACTTCATGCATAATATAAAGTGCTGAAACTTTGTCCATTATATAATGTCTGCATCAACATCTTTTTCTTTAAGGGCAGATCTCCAAGTATTTTGCATTTGCTGCTTAAGAGATTTATTTGGATGCTTTTGCATAAATGAGAAAGATAAAGGCACTGCTCATAATCTTTTATGTTAATGTATGCTTGTCTCATCAGCATGCATGCAACACAGATTTTTACCAGTAAAAAACAAGAGTTtggtaaactttaaaaagaacttgctttattaaataaaacccATATAATAGAGTAAATTAAATAAGTTGCATACAATAGAAAAAGTTATAAGACATTACAAATATACATCACAGAAACGTTATAGAATTTGACAGTGATCCACGAAATAGTGCCTTTGTTTTCTTGAATAAACCTATATACACATCtttcatataaacaaaatataaagtgTCAAATACATGACAGCTcatctaaaatatatatatatatatgtatatttatatatgtacaAACTCATAGTCTGAGTAATTTCTGAATTAATTTCTAACGTAACTACTGAACTTAGTAGGCAGATTGTCCACTGGATAAACCGTCGGGCCAGTTTTCATAGTCGGGGGTCCGTTGGAAAGAATCCAGTTGCATTGCTGCGTTAACTCGACTAAAAAGATCTTGAGTAACACTTTGGCAAACTCTTTGCCCACACACATCCTGGAACCACCTCCGAATGGGATGTAGTTAAACCTGGAAGCGTCTTCCAAGCCTTTGTTCATGAATCTCTCCGGCTGGAACTCGTCTTTGTTCGGAAAAACCTCGGCTACGTCGTGTGTGTCGCAAATGCTGTAAATGACATTCCAACCTTTTGGAATCTGGTAACCCTGAACAGAAAGAGAAGTTAAAAATTTTagccacatttttttttttgcgattGATCTTTAAGTATTAAGCGAGTCTTTAATGTCAACTTACATTAAGTTCAAAGGTTTTGAGTGCTACTCTGAAACCTCCAGGCACCGGTGGATTGATTCTGAGAGTTTCTTTAATCACACATCCGGTGTACTTCAGCTGTTCCAACAGCTCCATGCTAAGGCTCTTTCCAGGTGAATAGAGTCCCATTTCGGCCTGCGAATAAAATTATCACTCCATTAGCACACACACGATGCTTAACTCAGACATCAGGTTAAGTAGAACCGAAAGAGTTAATCCTTTACCTTCTCCTGAAGCTCCTCTCTGACCTTCTGCACCACATCTGGATTCAGTCCCAGGAACATGACCAGCGAGGTTGCAGTACTGGCCGTGGTCTCATGACCTCCAAACAGAAGCTCAGTTGCTGCCTCTTTCATTGCCTAGggtaataaaaaacaattaagttgtgattttgagatttttttgagatttAAAACATCAAACAAGCCTCATAGGGATATTGTTACCTGTAAACTAAATGGCTCGTCACTTCTCCTGCTGTTCTCAATTAACAGCTGAAGAGCATCTTTGTGCGTCTGCTCATTTTCGTTATCGTCATCCTGAATTTTCTTCCTGATGTTCTCCTCGATTTTGGAATGAATGAAATTCCGTGCTTTCAGACCCTgccaaaagtaaatgaatatgtAAAACAAACACGTTGCCATTGAGTTTTTCCCATCATGCAAATATTTCCTACATGTCATCATAACTCACCCTGTACAGGCCACTGAAAGGAACATCGATAGGCAGGGAGAACAAGTTTTTGATCATTTCCTCGAAAGCTTCCACTAATTCCTCCTCGTCCGTCTTGATTTGTTCTGGCTCAAAGCCGAGCAGGATTCTCATGGCGATCCGGAACATGAGGCGCTTCATCTCCGGATAAACCAGCACACATCCATCTTTTTGCAACCAGTCTTGAATAGCGCTCTTCACCTCCTGTTGGATCACAGGAATGTAGTGCTGAAGAGCATCTCTTGAAAAAGCTCTCATGATCGCCTAAACAGAGAATTCACACCATCAAACATGATTTCATTTCAGCTGAATTGAACAGATTTACATTCACAGACATAAGACTGCATTCTTACCTTTTTCTTGTTTTTGTGCTGAGTGCCATGAACATTGGATAGTGTATCAGAGCCCAGTATAGTTCTGACAGATGCTGGCCACTGAACCGAGACCAGTTTGTGTTCACCCAGCAAAATCTGTCTCACGTTATCTGCACCCATCACCCTGACAGTCGGGTTGCCGAAGAGATGCGTTTTGTAGATGCATCCGTATTTCTGGCGTTTCATCCTTAGGAATTTCCTTCTCTGTAAATGCAAAAACGCAACGCGTTATGACTAAATTTCACAACACTTACCAAACATGTAAATCTAACTGAACACATTATATTGCACATATGTGTCAATATAAAGCATAAGCATACCTGGAGGATGAGCTGGAGAGTTTCTCCAATGAAGGGTAAACCCATTGTGCCCGGTGGCAACGGACTAGCACAGTTCGGATCTACACGCCGAATCATGAACATCTCCCATAATTTAACAGCGGCGAGAAAGAGTAAAACCGGCAGCACGATGGTGCAGAGAAAAGTCACCATGAGAGTAAACAGACCCATGTCTAAAATCGCAACTATAGCAAAGAGACCTTTTGGAGACGAGATGCGTCTTTATGCGTAAACTGAGAGACTGTGCGCCCGTGCGTCCTTATATATCCATCGCGCGCAGGTCTCCTCCTGTTACCTTCCTCAGATAAATTAGTTCACACAAAGTTCATCTTTAATTGTGGTGTCATCTCGCCCCGCCCACGGGGCACAAGCGGCTCCAAACTCTGAGCCATTtgttataggcgcattttaatACCACCTCCTGTAGCAGGCGGACAATCCTGAGATTTCACTTTGAAAAGGTGTTAATTCCCCGACACAAAAGGACGCATCCGAGGCGCTATTGTTGCGAATATTCCCGTCGCTTGCGCTGATTACTCTGCACCACCAGAAATGCCGTTGAGGATTTCATTGAGGAGCTTAAAATCTGTGAAGCtttacttttacattttaaatcccTTCAATGTCTCTCTTTTTTATCCCTCTCAAGGCGTGGGGGCTTCTTAAACCCACTCTTACACGGGCTGCACACACGTACAGCTAGATTAGGCTAATAAGGAAATGCATTCAGGTGCGCATTTTGGAAATAACATTACTGTGCATAGTGTTGCATTAGCTTATAATTGTTATCTTTGCGTAAATTGTGTAAGCctattttttattacaataaGAACTAAATAAGTTGATGAGATGAAGGTGTAAAAAAGAAATTCAGGTGTATTATTGTTCAAACTGTGCTCTTGAATAAATAAATCTGCTTTCATATTAGACTTTAACCCGGAACCGTGCCGTATGTTGCGCGTGTTTTCATGCCCTCGCGGTGAGTGTGCAGTAATATCATAAACATAATGGTTGTCTTGTggtgggttcaaacccaggtcagcttaaaaagtgacggAGCAGCGCAAGGTTACCGGTACACACGAACCACCCACAGCATCGCGAATTACTGTTTTTACGACGGCCATAACGTGGAAAATACAAGCTGGGAAGTCGGCGAGTTAAAGAGACAGGAAGGCTCCAAATTTTCTCTCTCTTCATTCTTTGATGTGTCCCTGCCCCGCATTTCACCTTTCATCCCTCGCGCCGGTGGGACGGGCGCTCGCGCACGCACGAGATCTCCATGTTTAAGGGTATTCCAGGCATGTGTCTATGTAAGCAGCACATTCACGTGTTAACCCATTACACGACTATTGTCATATTTATTCTTCAGCATGACTCGACCGTGCCAAATGCCGTGAACCTTTAAACTTGGCCttatttgtgatttttttttttttgtcagttATGAGACGCGTATCCTTTGTATGGACTCGTGGCAGCGTGTGGAATTCTTTAACTAGCCTAATAAACTGATTAAACCTTAAGCAACCTGAAGTTCAAGTATAGTTCACTCCACACAAGAAAGTTTTAAAACATTCCTTGGACtgagatttgtttaaaattattttatgcaAAGTGTAATATTCCCACACTCTTCTGTGCCGTTGACAGTGCTGTAATCTAATACTTATGGTAAATACATTAAATTTTAATACCAAAagattaaaacataattttgcaTTTCAGTCAATAAAGTGGCTAATGTTTTATAACTCTAATACCAtgattttttgtgtaatttatacatttttatgttttttttatataaataatttctCATGTGTTTgttcttaaatgtatatttttgtaaaactactttgcaacaatgtaaaatagatttaaaaaaaaaacgctatagaaataaattgaataaatatatttaaacagTTCATTTCAGCTTCAGTTCAAGTAGGTCAATTTATCGTAAAAAGGTTTATTACAGCTAATAAAAGATTTTAATAATCGTGTTAAAATCTTTAAGAAAGTTACGCGCAATGCATATTTTTGTCGTCTTTGTACAAATACTTCTTCCAACGATACGTGGCTCGTATACGAGCTGAGCATTGAGCTCGCGCTGTTGGTGACCCGTTGGTGACCCTGCCGCGCGGACCCTGACATCTCTGTGAACTCGCGGCGCAAAGCTCGCCAAGTTCACTGTCCATCAAATAACGCGATGTGATGCGGTAATTATCCGGCCTGCATCTCTTCTGTGCTGTCTATCACACAAATCACATCAGAGCCATCATTAAAACCACTTACAGTAACTGGGTCAAGAGATAAACAGCCTTTTTACTGGTGTGAGAAGAGAGTTTTAATTGAATCCCTGTAGATCGTCGCTTTTATTTCAAACGTATTTCTCCATCCTGCCCAGAtatacgtttatatgttggaaaTATTTAATATAGAGGATATATATAGGCTACATATGTTGAAAATAATAGAAACGGATGATAAAGACTTCTTATTAAAGTTTATAACACTCGTTTCCTTTGCTTTCTTAACTTATGGTCATATTAAAAGATTAGCTTGTCactcaatatatttaaatgattttaagtCCAATGCGTTTTAAAACGAGGTGTTGGATACAGAGGCTGTTTGATCGGTtgcttgttgttgttgtttacgCACATTAAATGATTCACATTAGTGACGCGTGGCACAGCAATAGGTAGTGAATTTGCCTGTGATTTATGAGTTTACATGACATATAGACCCGCGAACGCAGTTTGAACCGTGAGCACCGCAGGAGGGGGTCACGAGAGCACTGCCAAACAGTTCACTAAAGGGGCACAATGAAGAAATCACCTCCAGTCTCTCTCAAGTGGCCTTCTGAGGTTTATTTGCTGTTTAAATATTGCTACTATTATAGGCTTTTTATTACTAAAGGCCCTGTCTAACGTCATGAACCCATTAGATATCTATATACGGCGTCTTGAATAGGTGAAACGAGTGTAGGTCATTCACATTACGCATGCAACTTTTGAActctttaactttaaaaatgaaatatagGGAGATGTTTATGAGGGGATATCAGACTGTGGGCTTTATTCTGCAATTTAATTCCAATGAATTGATTAAGTTACACAATTTACACAGTGGCACCTAAATGAACACACCAACAGGATGGATGTATATAGAGACCTAAAGTCTGCCAT
The Paramisgurnus dabryanus chromosome 1, PD_genome_1.1, whole genome shotgun sequence genome window above contains:
- the cyp26a1 gene encoding cytochrome P450 26A1; amino-acid sequence: MGLFTLMVTFLCTIVLPVLLFLAAVKLWEMFMIRRVDPNCASPLPPGTMGLPFIGETLQLILQRRKFLRMKRQKYGCIYKTHLFGNPTVRVMGADNVRQILLGEHKLVSVQWPASVRTILGSDTLSNVHGTQHKNKKKAIMRAFSRDALQHYIPVIQQEVKSAIQDWLQKDGCVLVYPEMKRLMFRIAMRILLGFEPEQIKTDEEELVEAFEEMIKNLFSLPIDVPFSGLYRGLKARNFIHSKIEENIRKKIQDDDNENEQTHKDALQLLIENSRRSDEPFSLQAMKEAATELLFGGHETTASTATSLVMFLGLNPDVVQKVREELQEKAEMGLYSPGKSLSMELLEQLKYTGCVIKETLRINPPVPGGFRVALKTFELNGYQIPKGWNVIYSICDTHDVAEVFPNKDEFQPERFMNKGLEDASRFNYIPFGGGSRMCVGKEFAKVLLKIFLVELTQQCNWILSNGPPTMKTGPTVYPVDNLPTKFSSYVRN